From a region of the Lactuca sativa cultivar Salinas chromosome 4, Lsat_Salinas_v11, whole genome shotgun sequence genome:
- the LOC128125861 gene encoding uncharacterized protein LOC128125861 — protein sequence MVTECQALTSAYENYKSVLASSAIKEDHLVKSPFYPPLQDPSQLHKNSSFVQMNLANTSQYGTNSVGVNQDSIISKSKKRKFPTYELLPWHKEATQGSRRLLDTSIAEVEWGEAGNRVPEQMKEGQGGESETLKRRIILTTQLMQVLFRPTPFKLLLDDALECYEIVTYFAARLALGDACSLANHPHHISETSAGKKVVSKGSDDQNLSKVVEDFIDKSKKIEDVLLRLENGGSVLEIRMESQDLERFSVINRFAKFHSRAHMAAAPVDTTTTTTTSSIIPKLYPQRYVAASLMPRVVPEGHNCLSL from the exons ATGGTCACTGAATGTCAAGCCCTCACATCTGCATACGAAAACTACAAAAGCGTACTCGCGTCATCCGCTATAAAAGAAGATCATTTAGTGAAATCCCCATTTTACCCTCCTCTTCAAGACCCTTCTCAGCTTCATAAAAATAGTTCATTTGTCCAGATGAATTTAGCAAACACAAGTCAATATGGAACCAATTCGGTTGGTGTTAATCAAGATTCAATTATTTCTAAATCAAAAAAACGTAAATTTCCTACTTACGAGCTTCTCCCTTGGCATAAAGAAGCAACACAAGGTTCTAGAAGACTTCTTGATACaag CATTGCGGAAGTGGAATGGGGAGAGGCTGGAAATCGGGTACCTGAACAG ATGAAAGAAGGTCAAGGGGGTGAAAGTGAAACATTAAAGAGAAGAATAATTTTAACAACACAACTTATGCAAGTTTTATTTAGGCCTACGCCTTTTAAACTTCTGTTAGATGATGCTTTggaatgttatgaaattgtaacatACTTTGCTGCTAGATTAGCACTTGGTGATGCATGTAGTTTGGCAAATCATCCTCATCATATTTCTGAAAC GTCAGCAGGGAAAAAGGTTGTATCCAAGGGTAGTGATGATCAGAATCTTTCAAAGGTTGTAGAAGATTTCATTGATAAATCAAAGAAGATAGAAGATGTGCTTTTGAG GTTGGAGAATGGAGGATCAGTTCTTGAAATAAGAATGGAATCCCAAGATTTAGAGAGATTTTCAGTCATCAACCGATTTGCCAAGTTTCATAGCCGGGCACATATGGCGGCGGCACCAGTtgacacaaccaccaccaccaccaccagcagCATCATCCCTAAGCTATATCCTCAAAGATATGTGGCAGCTAGTCTGATGCCTAGGGTAGTACCCGAAGGGCATAATTGTCTTTCACTATGA